CATCTGGACCCCTGGACACTTTGCCAACCACGTAAGCTTTGCCGCCCAAGATGCTGTTTTTACAGGGGATCACATCATGGCATGGGCCAGTTCATTGGTGTCACCGCCTGACGGTGATCTGACGGCCTTCATGGCGTCCTGCCACAAACTGGCCGCACGCGGGGACCGCGTATACTACCCTGCCCATGGTGATCGGATCGACGCTCCCGCCACCCGTCTGGATTGGCTGATCAACCATCGCTTGACCCGCGAGGCCGAGATTTTGGCCGCCCTATCTGACCTACAAAACGCAACCGTCCCTGCCCTGACCAGCGAAATCTACACCGAAACGCCTGATGCCCTAATCCCCGCAGCCGAACGAAATGTCTTTGCACACCTCATCGATCTTGCAACTCGCGAAATCGTGGCCGCCAGCCCCAGATTGGAGGCGAACGCAGTTTTTCGAATGAAGGACGAAAAAAAGTAAATTCGCCTCTTGCGGCCCTGAATCGCCCTTGCTATATCGCCCACATGTTCCGGCGTAGCTCAGCGGTAGAGCAGTTGACTGTTAATCAATTGGTCGTAGGTTCGATCCCTACCGCCGGAGCCATAAAAAACCTTCAAGCTCAATAGCTTGGAGGTTTTTTGGCATTTAGGCCAATTGGTCTAATTTGCGCGGGGGAAGCACTACTGAAGCATCGCGCCCCTTAAAGCGACGTTGTAGATTTGTCGCAACGCTTCCTACAAACGAAACCCTTCTGCATACATTGTTCATGGTTCCTTTCGTTAAGCCAGCCTTACGACCGTCACAACGTAGGGCTGATCTGAGCCCCATGTTCCAAATGCTGCTAAAAGCGCGAATACCTGCCTTCTAAGGAACGAGACCAACAACAACCAATTATCAAACTCGGCGTTTGGGTTGAGTTCGTAATCTAGGCCCGCATCTTCTTAGAACCTTTGGAAAGTTTGATTTATCGCCGACTAGACGTTCCTGGGGCAAATGCAACGCCGTTGCGCCAAGCTGTCGTCGACTTGCACTGGCCACAAATGCGGTTACCAAAGCTTTCGCTTTCAAAATATGCGTTACAGCGTAAACAATTGCGTTTCTTGGGCACGTCGTTGGCAGCTTGAATGGTCGGATCTTTGATCAGGTGTATTTTAGTCATTCATAACCTCCATCAATTGCGACCAGAGAAGGTGTTGGTCGGATGGGCCCCTTAGGCCCGCGTGACGATGCATTGCATGCACTATGTATGACTTCTGAAACGTCAGGCGCGGCCATAGCGCGCATCAATGCACTGTAGTTTGGCTGGGTGTTCACTTCATTGCCGGGTCGTATGCCGCGATCATTGGTTTCGACGACGGTGTGGTCGCTCGTCGCCCCTGCCAGCACGATCCCTTCCGGGAATGTTAATCCAGCAATATCGGTGTCCTGATATCCGACGGCGAGGTTTACCCGGATGCTTTCAGCGTGGTCGGGGACCAATCGCAGCGACGGAGTTTCCCGAGAAAAACGAGAGTTGCTGCAAGATAGAGTTTTGACCTTTGCCTCAATCACTTCAGCTTTGAGCGAAAATGCATCCGTGTGCAGTCCGGGGATTGGGTTTCCCGTTAATGGATGAATCCCCAAAAGGATCGCCTCACCCAGTCTGAGTTCATTGATGCGCCCTTTTTTAAATGGCCCCAGAGCCCATGGTAAGCTCACTGAGCTTCCGCCGGAAACAGTTTCCATATAAGGCCCGTGCGCGCTTTCGACGTCATCAGCGAGGGCCGAGAAGGCTGCCATCGTGCGATGGTCGGGTTCCTTATGACCAAGGCAGGCAAAGTTGGTTGCAATTCCTTTCAAGGAAATACCCGGCAGATCGACAATCCGAGCCACGAGTGCGTCCAGATCATCGGGCAGAATTCCATCCCTCAGATCACCCATCTCGATCAACAGAATGACGCGGTGCGTTTTTCTTTTCCGGTGCGCGGCCGCGCTCAATGCCGCGATCGTTTCAAATTCGGAGTTGTAGCTTGAACTGCAGGCGTCTGTTACCTCGCAAATCTGGCTGAGCATCGGAGGCCGTATCATCACTATGGGCGCCGTTATGCCCGCCTGACGCATTCTTTCGACATTGCCGATCCGTGCGTCGGCCAGGCCGCGCGCACCTCCATCAAGCATGGCCTTGGCAATCTCTGGGTGCCCGCACACCGCCTTGGTTACGCCAATCACGTTGATCCCAAGCGGGTGTAGCCGCTGGACCAGTATGCGCGTGTTGTGGCGAATTTTGTCGAGCTCAACGTCGATGCGGGGCGTGGCGGTCATAACCGTTCCGAACTACGGCTGGGCTGCAACACTGGGAAAGCATCACGAACCATCGAAACCAGATCATAAACGGGGCGAGCAAGCGCATCGGTGACGGGTAGATCCAGCTCGTCTGAATACCTTGATATCGCGGCATCAATCTCTTCGTCGGCCATGCCTTCGTGGTTCAGCGTCACCCCGATCACCGTAGTGTCCGAGAAGGCTTCTATCAGGGCAATTTCCGACGAAGGGCTCGGCATTGCCATATCGGGAAAATCGCAGCGATGCGCACGCTTCGGTGCATGTTGAAGAATGACAGCATCAGGTTGGCTTCCCCGCAGGATGAAGGCGGACGTGCAAAATGCTGGGTGACTAAGTGCGCCCTGACCCTCGATCAGGATGACATCTGGGGTTTCGGTGTCAGCGGCTTCGACGATTGCACGTTCCAGCTCACCGCAGCAGAATTGTGGTGGGATTGCATCCATTGCGATCCCATGGCGGGCGCCCTGCATCAACCCTGTCTGGCCTGTTCCAACCAACACAGTTTTGACGCCTTTCGCGTTCAAAGCTCCTGCCAGAACGGTTGCCGTCGTGCGCTTGCCGATTGCACAATCAGTCCCCATGACGGCGATGCAGATGGCGTTGACACGCGACACCGAACCATCAAACAGGCGCATATCCTTGGCGGGGCGCGGCTTGCGGATGTCGCGGATCGAAACGTCGCCTATTTTGGCAGCCTCTTTGATTTCCGGATCGTCGCTCAGGAATTCGTGCAGACCACTGACAATATTCATGCCGTAGGCGATGGCATCCAAGATGACTTCACGATCCTTGGCAGACAGTTTGCCCGTCGACGGCGCCATGCCGTATATCAGCGTGTCCGGAACTTCTATTCCGCTACAAACTGCCGTTTCCAGATCGCAAAAAAGCGGGATGTGATTGGCGGTTCCATCCAGAACAACACCGCAGTCCTGCCCGGCCTTGTCACTGTCGATGACTGAATGAATACGATAGGCCTCAGAATGCCGGACGAGTCCATTTGCAGTCTTTCCGTCGATTTTTGCGAAGTTTCCTTCACAATACACGATTGCCGAGGGTGCGCGCACGACAGGTGTGTCGATTACGTTGGTTGAGTGAACTGACCCATCTTCTGGTGGGCCTTGGGCAACGCGGATGTTCTTGAGAGGTGTTCTCGTATTAAGAATTGTAGAATCCATGATTATTTCCTTTTGAGTGGCTTGCAGCACCCGAGACTAGCGCCTCGGTACGCAACGCCGTTCTTTGAGCCGAAAATTTCGATTGCAGGTCCAGCGGTTGCCTGCGTTGTCCAGATGCGCGTTCTCGGGCAAAATGATCAGTTCGCACCCGTCTCTGACCTTCGAGTACCCGCGCTCACACTCCCATCTAGAGTTTGAAGCTGAGCTATCGAAGTAGGCGTTCGGAGGGACGATGACCGGGTCACACTTTCCGTCGTTCTCATAGAAGCCGCGCTCGCAAATCCAGGGCTGCCCATAGTTTCGCGGATTCAGATAGCCGTTCTTGGGGACATCGATGGCAACGCATTTGCCTTCGCTGGCCATGTATCCCCGATCACATCGCCATGCTGTTTCATAGGCCGAGCTGTCAAGAAAAGCGTTTGGGGGTATGGCGATCTTGCGGCAAGTCTCACCGTTCTTCTCGAACCCGCGCAGACAACGCCAGCGCTCGCCTAAGGAATCGAGGTACGCACCCTCGGGAACGACAACTTTTACGCAACTTGTTTCATTGGTTTCTTTGAACCCATGATGGCACTCCCAACCCTTGCCATAGGCGTGATTGATACCATAGGCGTTTTTGGGAATGACAACGGCGACACATTGATCACCGTCGGGCCTGAAGGCAACATCACATTCCCACCCGTCGCCGTATCTCTTGGCGTGGGCGTTTTCAGGTATGGATGTGACCGCGGATTGTGCGGAAACCTGGGTCGCGAAAACCAACAGAGCGAAACCCAGCACAAGTTTCGTAAGTCGCTGGGCGTTTGTTTGACCGGGCTTGCTGCGACGGTCACGGAGTTCTGCAAAGAAACCGGGCTGCCACGAATGCTTAGCCGGGCAATCACCAGCCAAACCCACACCGGGAAAGGGGGCTGCCTTACGAGGCATCAAGGTCAAGCCTTTCGATGCAGGCGTCCGCCAGTTTCCGATCAGGTGTATCGGACCCCGGTATGGTTGCCCAGCCGGTGGCCATCATCGCGTTGCGACGTGTGAACCCTTCCGCGGCTTGAAGTCCGGTCAGTTTGGCCAGCCGTTGCGGATCAGACGCGGCCATTTCCAGACAGACCGGCACCATCGACCGGGTGACTTCGCCGTTGGCAAAGGCAATAGCCGCTTTGTCTGCGGTCCCAGTTCTTATCCATCCGCCCCAGCTGAATCCGATGATCGGGACCGTAATTGCGCCGACCACGAAGCCATAGATTCCTGGTTTAATCCATTTAAAGTTATTCATATTTCATCCTCCGGCGGAGAAAGCGCCGCCACGCTGTCATGAATTCGTTCTGAAAGGGCGCGATCCTCGACAAGAGCCTGATCAAGGTCCTCTTGGCGTATTGGAAAGAATTTCGTGAGACCTGGGCTTTCCTTCACAAGAAAGGTCGCGGTTCTTCGATATGCTTCAAAGCTAAGGCTTTGGATAAGTTCATCTTCAGCGATGACTGGATATTGCCCTGCAGGCAATGCGCCGGGACAACCGGCCAGTTCGAATGGATGAGCAAACGCCACCACGGTGGTCGTCGTGCGCGAGTTCATCGGCACCTTTCCCAAAAATCACGGCGATTTTACCGGGACGTCTGAATTTTCTTGATGGAACACGGCGATTTCAAGTGCAGGTCGCTTGCCCGCTCGATCAGAAATCACTTTCATGTATTGTTTCTATATAGGGTGATTTCGAAATTTTTCAACCAGCCACAGCTGCAATCAATGATGAAAGAGTGGCAGCTCTCCGAGGCCCAGC
The Aliiroseovarius pelagivivens DNA segment above includes these coding regions:
- a CDS encoding MBL fold metallo-hydrolase; protein product: MTSDREARPAAGIMQQMEPGIRRIIAPNPSPMTYWGTNTFVLGEGDVAVIDPGPADPGHMQAILDGLKPGERITQILVTHSHLDHSPLARPLSKTTGAPVLAYGDALAGRSSVMSDLVARGLSSGGEGVDAGFTCDISLADGETFTAGGLQVETIWTPGHFANHVSFAAQDAVFTGDHIMAWASSLVSPPDGDLTAFMASCHKLAARGDRVYYPAHGDRIDAPATRLDWLINHRLTREAEILAALSDLQNATVPALTSEIYTETPDALIPAAERNVFAHLIDLATREIVAASPRLEANAVFRMKDEKK
- a CDS encoding alanine racemase; this encodes MTATPRIDVELDKIRHNTRILVQRLHPLGINVIGVTKAVCGHPEIAKAMLDGGARGLADARIGNVERMRQAGITAPIVMIRPPMLSQICEVTDACSSSYNSEFETIAALSAAAHRKRKTHRVILLIEMGDLRDGILPDDLDALVARIVDLPGISLKGIATNFACLGHKEPDHRTMAAFSALADDVESAHGPYMETVSGGSSVSLPWALGPFKKGRINELRLGEAILLGIHPLTGNPIPGLHTDAFSLKAEVIEAKVKTLSCSNSRFSRETPSLRLVPDHAESIRVNLAVGYQDTDIAGLTFPEGIVLAGATSDHTVVETNDRGIRPGNEVNTQPNYSALMRAMAAPDVSEVIHSACNASSRGPKGPIRPTPSLVAIDGGYE
- a CDS encoding DUF1611 domain-containing protein yields the protein MDSTILNTRTPLKNIRVAQGPPEDGSVHSTNVIDTPVVRAPSAIVYCEGNFAKIDGKTANGLVRHSEAYRIHSVIDSDKAGQDCGVVLDGTANHIPLFCDLETAVCSGIEVPDTLIYGMAPSTGKLSAKDREVILDAIAYGMNIVSGLHEFLSDDPEIKEAAKIGDVSIRDIRKPRPAKDMRLFDGSVSRVNAICIAVMGTDCAIGKRTTATVLAGALNAKGVKTVLVGTGQTGLMQGARHGIAMDAIPPQFCCGELERAIVEAADTETPDVILIEGQGALSHPAFCTSAFILRGSQPDAVILQHAPKRAHRCDFPDMAMPSPSSEIALIEAFSDTTVIGVTLNHEGMADEEIDAAISRYSDELDLPVTDALARPVYDLVSMVRDAFPVLQPSRSSERL